A stretch of DNA from Phenylobacterium koreense:
GTCTTGCGCTTGGTCGAGGTCAGGGCCTCCTTCAGGGCCGGCAAGTCGAGATCCAGGCCCGGTCCTTCGACCTTCACCTCGTGCTCCTCGCGCGCGAAGCCGTCGCCGCGCTTGAGGGTCTGGACCCGCTTGCCGCCGCCTTCGCGAATCCGAAGGGAAATCCGTGCGCGCCGCAGGTCGCCCTGCGAAGTGTCGTAATAGGTGGAAACCAGCGTCTTTTCAGAGGTCTCGCCGGGCGGGGCTGCCGCGAGCACCACTGCGAGGTCCGCCGGCTCGCACAGGAACTTCAACTCGATCTCGTCTTCACCTGCGCTCATGCGCTACACGCTCCCCACCAGGCGCGGCTTGCCTGCCCCCGTGGCAGGCGCCAGATCCTGGCGCCATGTCCCGAAGGAGAGGCTTTCGATGAACGCCCCAATCGCTCAAGGTTTCCGCGCTGTCGACCCCGCCGAGCCGCGTCACGACTGGACTCTCGCCGAGGTGGAAGCGCTTTTCGAGCTTCCCTTCACTGAACTGATCTTCCGCGCGGCGCAAACCCATCGCGCCTGGTTCGACCCGACGGAAGTCCAGCTCTCCCAGCTTCTGTCGGTGAAGACCGGCGGCTGCGCCGAGAACTGCGGCTATTGCAGCCAATCCCAGCACTTCGAGACCGGCGTGCCGGCCTCCAAGCTGATGGACGCCACCACCGTCATCGCCGCGGCCATGGACGCCAAGGCCGGCGGGGCGCAGCGCTTCTGCATGGGTGCGGCCTGGCGCGACCTGAAGGATCGCGACGTGCCCAAGGTCGCGGCCATGATCTCCGGCGTGAAGGCTCTGGGCCTGGAGACCTGCGCCACCCTCGGCATGCTGACCCGCGACCAGGCTCAGGCGCTCAAGGACGCCGGCCTCGACTACTACAACCACAACCTCGACACTGGCCCGGACTATTACGATAAGGTCGTCACCACCCGGACCTATCAGGACCGGCTCGACACGCTCGAGGCCGTGCGTTCGGTCGGAATGTCGACCTGCTGCGGCGGGATCGTCGGCATGGGCGAGACGCGCCGCGACCGCGCCGGCCTGCTACACGCTCTGGCCACCCTGCCCGAGCATCCGAACTCGCTGCCGATCAACGACCTGATGCCGATCCCCGGCACGCCGCTGGGCGATTCCGAGGCGGTCGATCCGTTGGAGTTCGTGCGGATGATCGCGGTCGCCCGGATTCTCTGCCCGAAGACCGTCGTGCGCCTGTCGGCCGGGCGCGAGCAC
This window harbors:
- the bioB gene encoding biotin synthase BioB; translation: MNAPIAQGFRAVDPAEPRHDWTLAEVEALFELPFTELIFRAAQTHRAWFDPTEVQLSQLLSVKTGGCAENCGYCSQSQHFETGVPASKLMDATTVIAAAMDAKAGGAQRFCMGAAWRDLKDRDVPKVAAMISGVKALGLETCATLGMLTRDQAQALKDAGLDYYNHNLDTGPDYYDKVVTTRTYQDRLDTLEAVRSVGMSTCCGGIVGMGETRRDRAGLLHALATLPEHPNSLPINDLMPIPGTPLGDSEAVDPLEFVRMIAVARILCPKTVVRLSAGREHMSRELQALCFMAGANSMFIGGKLLTTANPDKDTDAALMADLGLKPMTMKVDA